In Rhodanobacter humi, the genomic stretch CGCCAGCGCAACATCACCGTGATTCCCGAGATCGAGATGCCGGGGCACAGCGTGGCGGCGATCGCGGCCTATCCCGAGCTTTCGTGCAGCAAGCAGCCGGCGACCGTGCCCACCACCTGGGGCGTGTTCAAGAACATCGACTGCGTGGGCGACGAAGGCACCTTCACCTTCCTGCAGAACGTGCTGGACGAGGTGCTGCCGCTGTTCCCGTCGAAGTACGTGCACATCGGCGGCGACGAGGTGCCGAAGGACGACTGGCACGATTGCGCGTCCTGCCAGGAGCTGATGCACAAGCTGGGGCTGAAGGACGAGGAAGGCCTGCAGAGCTACTTCATCCAGCGCATCCAGAAGTACCTGGAGGGCAAGGGCAAGACCATGATCGGCTGGGACGAGATCCTCGAAGGCGGCGCCAGCAGGAACGCCGTCGTCGAGGTCTGGCGCGGCGACGACGAGGCGCGCAAGGCGCTCGAGAACGGCAATCGCGCGATCGTGGCCGGGCCGTTCTACCTCGACTCGCCGCTGCTCAAGCTCACCGTGCAGAACGTGTTTCGCACCGACATCACCGGCGCCGCACCGACGCTGTACACCGAGGCCAGGCCGCAGAATGCCGCCGTCATCGCGACGCACCGCGCGCAGATCCTGGGCGCCGAGGCGCCGCTGTGGAGCGAGCGCGCGAACCCGTACAACGCCGAGTCCAAGCTGTACCCGCGCGTGCTGGCCTTCGCCGAGAACCTGTGGCGCGGCAATGCGCACGACGACGCGGCCTGGGCGGACTTCCACCGGCGGCTGCAGGCGCAGTACCCGCGGCTGGACGCGTGGCACGTGGCCTACGGTCCGGAGGATCGCGCAGTGGTGCAGTACGCGATCACGGCGGATGCAAAGGGCGGCTGGCAGCTGCATGCGCAACGCGGCTTCGACGACCTGGTGAACCATTACACGCTGGACGGCAGCACGCCGACCGCGAAGTCGCCGTCGTTCACCGACACGGTGACCCTGCATCACGCCGGCACGCTGCAGGTGGTGCCGTTCCGCAAGGGGCTGCGCTACGACAATCCGACCAGCTTCACCCTGGTGGACAACCTCGCCACCGGCAAACCGCTCAGCCTCGCCCAGCCGCCTTCGCCGAAATACGCGCCCGCCAGCGCGCTGACGGACGGCGTGCTGGGCAGCGGCGACTTCCACGACGGACAGTGGTCGGGCTGGAACGACCACGACATCGACGCCAGCATCGACCTGCAGAAGTCCACGGCCATCCACTCGATCGCCGTGGATTTCCTGCAGGACACCGGCTCGCGCATCCTGCCGCCGCAACAGGTGAACTTCCAGGTCTCCGACGATGGGCAGCACTGGACCACGCTGCAGACCGGGCAGCCGAAAGCCGACGTGATGAGCGCGCGGCCGACGGAGTTCCACCTCGTGTTCAAGGCGAGCAAGCCGTTGAGCGCGCGCTATGTCCGCGTCACTGCGACCCGCTACGCCACGCTGCCCGCCGGTTTCCCCGACGGCGCCGCCAACACCTGGCTGTTCGCGGACGAGATCCTGGTGAAGTAGCCGCCGCGCGCCGCGCGATGGATCAGATGGATCCAAGCGCGCGGCGATCGCCTCCGGCAGACTGGTGCGAAACCGGCTGACGGAGGCGAGCGGGCATGTCGACAGCATCAGGCATCAGCATCGCGCCGGCCCGCTTTCCCGCGGACGGCGCGGTGGTGCGCGAGCTGTTCGCGGAATACGCGGACAGCCTCGGCATCGATCTCTCCTTCCAGGGCTTCGCGGCGGAACTGGCGCAACTGCCCGGCAAGTACGCACCGCCGCTGGGCGACATCCTGATCGCCCGCGACGCTGCAGGCATGGTGTTGGGTTGCGTGGCATTGCGGCCCACGGCGCTGCCGGGCACGGCCGAGATGAAACGCCTGTACCTGCGTCCCGCTGCGCGTGGTCAGGCGCTGGGGCGCCGGCTGGCGGAAGCGATCCTCGCGCGTGCCCGTGAGGCGGGCCATGCGCGCGTGGTGCTGGACACGCTGGCCAGCATGCATGCTGCGCGGCGGCTGTATGTGGAGCTGGGTTTCCAGCCGATGCCGCCTTACTACGACAACCCGTTGCCGGGCACGCTGTACATGGCGCTGGAACTGGGTTGAAGGTTACGCCGCTGCTGTCCAGCCACCGCGGAAGACCGCTGGCGTCATCCCATAGGTGCGGACGAATTCGCGATTGAGATGCGCCTGGTCATGGAAGCCTGAAGAGAGCGCAGCTTCCACCACGGGAACCTGGCGGCGCAGCAGTGTCTTGGCCTGCTGCAGGGCGAGCAGCATGTGGAAGTTGTGCAGGCTGCTGCCGGTCTCGCGGTGGAAGGCGCGAGACAGGTGACCCTCGGACACCGCGCAGTCTCGCGCGAGCGCGGCGACATCGGTGCGCAACGACGGGCGCTGCGCCAGCAGCGTGGCGGCTCGTGCAGCCAGCATGGTGGTTTCGCGGGCAGCCGCGCGGGACGCGGGCACGAAGCGCGAGACGAAGGCCCAGCCCTGCCGATCCAGCGGCTCGAAACGATGGACCACGCCGGCCGGCACGACCAGCGTGTCGCCGGCGGCCACGTCGCGACAGCCGTGGGGCAGACGCAGGCGCGCGCGACCGGCGAGCACATGCACGATCTCGTCGCCGGCGTGAAAGTGCGGGCGGAAACACCAGGCATGGCGTTTGCCCGCGATCGTTTCGACGGGAACGCCCGCCTCGCGACCAACCGCGAACGCGGTGCGGACGAGGGCAGGGCGTGCGCGCATGGCGGCGGGCCTAGCCGGGGCCGACCGCGTCGCGAATCGCCTGCGGCAGCGCCACCGGTTTGCCGGTGGCCGGATCCATCCACACCATCACCACGTGGCCGTCGCAGTAGAGGGTGTCGGCGTCGGCCACATCCACCAAGCGGTGGGCTATGGTCATCGAGCTGTTGCCGATGCGCTCGCAATAGAGCTGCACGTGCAGCTGCGCCGGCCACTCGATCGGGCGGCGGTAGTTGAGCTGGACGGCGGCCATCACCGGCATGCTGTGTTCGTCGAACCACGGTCCGGGCACGTGGCTCAGCCACTGCAGGCGCGCCTCCTCCAGATAGGTGAGGTAGTTCGAGTTGTTGACGTGGTTGAAGGCGTCGAGATCGCGCCAGCGTGCGGCGATATCCGCCGTGAACAGAGGTTTCG encodes the following:
- a CDS encoding acyl-CoA thioesterase; the encoded protein is MSKTASESPKPARRGKKADPAAAPAVADAAPAAPKPLFTADIAARWRDLDAFNHVNNSNYLTYLEEARLQWLSHVPGPWFDEHSMPVMAAVQLNYRRPIEWPAQLHVQLYCERIGNSSMTIAHRLVDVADADTLYCDGHVVMVWMDPATGKPVALPQAIRDAVGPG
- a CDS encoding family 20 glycosylhydrolase is translated as MSKMLARCLLGLSALLPVLATAAGVAIIPQPQHLQPGQGSYWLDAHTRVAAPKDARSREIAAFLRAAIRAQTGIAVQEGAAAHGIELKLDPAVQGDEAYRLAVTPKRITVSASTDKGLFWGVQTLRQLLPLEHAAQVTVPAVTIEDAPAYAWRGVMLDVARHFYPVSFIEKQLDLLSYYKINTFHWHLTDDQGWRIQIKRYPKLTSVGAWRTETDGTRYGGFYTQAQIREVVDYARQRNITVIPEIEMPGHSVAAIAAYPELSCSKQPATVPTTWGVFKNIDCVGDEGTFTFLQNVLDEVLPLFPSKYVHIGGDEVPKDDWHDCASCQELMHKLGLKDEEGLQSYFIQRIQKYLEGKGKTMIGWDEILEGGASRNAVVEVWRGDDEARKALENGNRAIVAGPFYLDSPLLKLTVQNVFRTDITGAAPTLYTEARPQNAAVIATHRAQILGAEAPLWSERANPYNAESKLYPRVLAFAENLWRGNAHDDAAWADFHRRLQAQYPRLDAWHVAYGPEDRAVVQYAITADAKGGWQLHAQRGFDDLVNHYTLDGSTPTAKSPSFTDTVTLHHAGTLQVVPFRKGLRYDNPTSFTLVDNLATGKPLSLAQPPSPKYAPASALTDGVLGSGDFHDGQWSGWNDHDIDASIDLQKSTAIHSIAVDFLQDTGSRILPPQQVNFQVSDDGQHWTTLQTGQPKADVMSARPTEFHLVFKASKPLSARYVRVTATRYATLPAGFPDGAANTWLFADEILVK
- a CDS encoding helix-turn-helix transcriptional regulator is translated as MRARPALVRTAFAVGREAGVPVETIAGKRHAWCFRPHFHAGDEIVHVLAGRARLRLPHGCRDVAAGDTLVVPAGVVHRFEPLDRQGWAFVSRFVPASRAAARETTMLAARAATLLAQRPSLRTDVAALARDCAVSEGHLSRAFHRETGSSLHNFHMLLALQQAKTLLRRQVPVVEAALSSGFHDQAHLNREFVRTYGMTPAVFRGGWTAAA
- a CDS encoding GNAT family N-acetyltransferase, with amino-acid sequence MSTASGISIAPARFPADGAVVRELFAEYADSLGIDLSFQGFAAELAQLPGKYAPPLGDILIARDAAGMVLGCVALRPTALPGTAEMKRLYLRPAARGQALGRRLAEAILARAREAGHARVVLDTLASMHAARRLYVELGFQPMPPYYDNPLPGTLYMALELG